One genomic window of Cygnus atratus isolate AKBS03 ecotype Queensland, Australia chromosome 16, CAtr_DNAZoo_HiC_assembly, whole genome shotgun sequence includes the following:
- the MATN4 gene encoding matrilin-4 translates to MKLLWVAPLLLLVLTTLEARPKPAALKCRTGPLDIVFVIDSSRSVRPFEFETMRRFMIDIISNLDVGPNATRVGVIQYSSQVQNIFSLKTFFTREDMEKAINGIVPLAQGTMTGLAIQYTMNVAFTVQEGARPPHKKIPRIAIVVTDGRPQDRVTEVATQARDAGIEIYAVGIQRADMTSLRAMASPPLEEHVFLVESFELIRQFGKQFQDKLCGVDMCVERDHGCQHSCVSTPGSFYCECNPSYRLNADGKTCSPIDACANGRHGCEHQCVSGRGSYSCRCRPGYYLSQDKRTCTMIDYCSFGNHSCQHECVSIPSGHRCRCHRGFTLQPDGSSCRATDLCNGVDHGCEFKCVTSEGSYRCVCPEGQQLQADGKGCSRCGTGHVDLVMVIDGSKSVRPQNFELVKQFVNRIVDLLEVSPQGTRVGLVQYSSRVRTEFPLNKYHSADEIKAAVMKVEYMEKGTMTGLALKHMVEHSFSELEGARPLSHNIPRIGLVFTDGRSQDDISEWARRAKESGIVMFAVGVGKAVEEELRAIASEPVEQHFSYSADFTTMTHLVENFKLNICPEEGRGETEIRSPCECEALVQFQTNTVAILQSLTERIAQMTARLEALEKQIARKK, encoded by the exons ATGAAGCTCCTGTGGGtcgctcctctcctcctgcttgtcCTAACGACGCTGGAAGCCAGACCAAAACCTGCAG CCCTCAAGTGCAGGACGGGCCCCCTGGACATCGTCTTTGTGATCGACAGCTCCCGCAGCGTGCGCCCCTTCGAGTTCGAGACCATGCGGCGCTTCATGATCGACATCATCAGCAACCTGGACGTGGGCCCCAACGCCACACGCGTGGGGGTGATCCAGTACTCCAGCCAGGTGCAGAACATCTTCTCCCTCAAGACCTTCTTCACGCGGGAGGACATGGAGAAGGCCATCAACGGCATCGTGCCGCTGGCCCAGGGCACCATGACGGGGCTGGCCATCCAGTACACCATGAACGTGGCCTTCACGGTGCAGGAGGGCGCGCGCCCGCCGCACAAGAAGATCCCCCGCATTGCCATCGTGGTGACCGATGGGCGGCCCCAGGACAGGGTCACCGAGGTGGCCACGCAGGCCCGGGACGCCGGCATCGAGATATACGCGGTGGGCATCCAGCGGGCAGACATGACCTCGCTGCGGGCCATGGCGTCGCCGCCGCTGGAGGAGCACGTCTTCCTCGTGGAGTCCTTCGAGCTCATCCGGCAGTTCGGGAAGCAGTTCCAGGACAAGCTGTGCG GGGTGGACATGTGTGTGGAGCGTGACCACGGCTGCCAACACAGCTGCGTGAGCACCCCCGGCTCCTTCTACTGCGAATGCAACCCTAGCTACCGGCTCAACGCAGATGGAAAGACCTGCTCCC CCATCGACGCGTGTGCCAACGGGAGGCACGGCTGCGAGCACCAGTGCGTCAGCGGTCGTGGGTCTTACTCGTGCCGCTGCCGCCCGGGTTACTACCTCAGCCAGGACAAGAGGACCTGCACCA tGATCGATTATTGCAGCTTTGGGAACCACAGCTGCCAGCACGAGTGCGTGAGCATCCCCAGCGGGCACCGCTGCCGCTGCCACCGCGGCTTCACGCTGCAGCCCGacggcagctcctgcaggg CCACCGACCTCTGCAACGGAGTGGATCACGGCTGCGAGTTCAAGTGTGTGACCAGCGAGGGCTCGTACCGCTGCGTGTGCCCcgaggggcagcagctccaggctgaCGGGAAGGGGTGCAGCC GGTGCGGGACTGGGCACGTTGACCTGGTGATGGTGATCGACGGCTCCAAGAGCGTCCGGCCACAGAACTTCGAGCTGGTGAAGCAGTTTGTGAACCGCATCGTGGACCTGCTGGAGGTGTCCCCGCAGGGCACGCGGGTGGGGCTGGTGCAGTATTCGAGCCGCGTCCGCACCGAGTTCCCCCTCAACAAGTACCACAGTGCGGACGAGATCAAGGCAGCCGTGATGAAGGTGGAGTACATGGAGAAAGGCACCATGACTGGCCTTGCCCTCAAACACATGGTAGAGCACAGCTTCTCCGAGCTGGAAGGGGCCAGGCCCCTCTCCCACAACATACCCAGAATCGGGCTCGTCTTCACGGATGGGCGCTCCCAGGATGACATCTCTGAGTGGGCCAGGAGAGCAAAAGAGTCAG GCATCGTCATGTTCGCCGTGGGTGTCGGCAAGGCGGTGGAAGAGGAGCTGCGGGCCATCGCCTCCGAGCCAGTGGAGCAGCACTTCTCCTACTCGGCAGACTTCACCACCATGACCCACCTGGTGGAGAACTTCAAGCTGAACATCTGCCCAG aggagggcagaggggagacGGAGATCCGGAGCCCGTGCGAGTGCGAGGCGCTGGTGCAGTTCCAGACGAACACCGTGGCCATCCTGCAGAGCCTGACCGAGAGGA TTGCTCAGATGACAGCCAGACTGGAAGCCTTGGAGAAGCAGATTGCCCGCAAGAAGTGA